A genomic stretch from Achromobacter spanius includes:
- a CDS encoding CPBP family intramembrane glutamic endopeptidase, which yields MTLLSPWPALFLAAALLWPPATRRWALAPLAVAWGWAWAEGVIDPVAFAAPALLVVAAAWVRPGSGDAARVAGHALFLLLASALFLHWLPGFHNPLVIAPAPLTPDALAFGMYLNLDKPLVAFWVVLALAPPMAGADPRRTLLAAVLACGMAVLACLGIAMALGVVGWAPKWPDSGWIWLINNALLVTLAEEALFRGYVQQQLTTRWRHHAWGPWAALGVAAILFGLAHFAGGWQWMLLAAIAGAAYGVAYRYGGLAAAVLAHLGLNAAHFGLFTYPMRAVF from the coding sequence ATGACCTTGCTCAGCCCCTGGCCCGCCCTGTTTCTTGCCGCCGCCCTGCTTTGGCCGCCCGCCACCCGGCGCTGGGCGCTGGCGCCGTTGGCGGTCGCATGGGGCTGGGCATGGGCTGAAGGGGTGATTGATCCGGTGGCGTTTGCCGCGCCGGCGCTGCTGGTCGTGGCGGCGGCCTGGGTGCGGCCGGGATCGGGCGACGCGGCGCGCGTGGCCGGTCACGCCTTGTTCCTGTTATTGGCCAGCGCGCTCTTCCTGCATTGGCTGCCAGGCTTTCACAACCCGCTGGTGATCGCCCCCGCCCCGCTGACCCCGGACGCTCTGGCGTTTGGCATGTACCTGAACCTGGACAAGCCGCTGGTCGCCTTCTGGGTGGTCTTGGCCTTGGCGCCGCCCATGGCGGGCGCCGACCCGCGCCGCACTTTGCTGGCGGCCGTGCTGGCTTGTGGAATGGCGGTGCTGGCCTGCCTGGGCATTGCCATGGCATTGGGTGTGGTGGGCTGGGCGCCCAAGTGGCCGGACTCCGGCTGGATCTGGCTCATCAACAATGCGTTGCTAGTGACGCTGGCCGAAGAAGCGTTGTTTCGCGGCTATGTGCAGCAGCAGTTGACCACGCGCTGGCGGCATCATGCCTGGGGTCCGTGGGCCGCGCTGGGCGTGGCCGCGATCCTGTTCGGGCTGGCGCATTTCGCGGGCGGCTGGCAATGGATGTTGCTGGCCGCCATCGCTGGCGCCGCCTATGGCGTGGCTTACCGCTACGGCGGACTGGCGGCGGCGGTGCTGGCGCATTTGGGGCTGAACGCCGCGCACTTCGGTTTGTTCACCTACCCGATGCGCGCGGTGTTTTAG
- a CDS encoding alkene reductase yields MSTLFEPLCVGALTLRNRIVMAPLTRQRASEGRVPNDLMVEYYTQRAGAGLILTEATAVTPQGVGYADTPGLWSTEQVKGWRKVTAAVHEKGGLIAAQLWHVGRISDPIFLNGELPVAPSAIAAGGHVSHVRPKRAYVTPRALETAELPGVVEAYRHGAQMAMEAGFDGVEVHAANGYLLDQFLQDSTNQRTDQYGGSLENRARLLLEVVDACVAVWGADRVGVHLSPRGDAHTMGDSDPAATFLYVATELGKRGIAFICVREHEAEDSLGPRLKAAFGGVYIGNEGYTRESAEAAIKAGRADAVAFGVPYIANPDLERRFELNAELNTPVPSTFYAQGATGYTDYPALA; encoded by the coding sequence ATGAGCACCCTGTTTGAACCCCTGTGCGTTGGCGCGCTGACGCTGCGCAACCGCATTGTCATGGCCCCCTTGACGCGCCAGCGCGCCAGCGAAGGCCGCGTCCCCAACGACTTGATGGTCGAGTACTACACCCAGCGCGCCGGCGCGGGCCTGATCTTGACCGAAGCCACCGCCGTGACGCCGCAAGGCGTGGGCTACGCCGACACCCCCGGCCTGTGGTCCACCGAACAAGTGAAGGGCTGGCGCAAAGTGACTGCGGCGGTACACGAAAAAGGCGGCCTGATCGCGGCCCAGCTTTGGCACGTGGGCCGCATTTCCGACCCCATCTTCCTGAACGGCGAACTGCCCGTTGCGCCCAGCGCCATCGCGGCCGGCGGCCATGTCAGCCATGTGCGCCCCAAGCGCGCCTACGTCACCCCGCGCGCGCTGGAAACGGCCGAGTTGCCCGGCGTGGTCGAGGCCTACCGCCATGGCGCGCAAATGGCCATGGAAGCGGGGTTCGACGGCGTAGAAGTGCACGCCGCCAACGGCTATCTGCTGGACCAGTTCCTGCAAGACAGCACCAACCAGCGCACCGACCAATACGGCGGATCGCTGGAAAACCGCGCTCGCCTGTTGCTGGAAGTGGTGGATGCGTGCGTGGCCGTCTGGGGCGCCGACCGCGTGGGCGTGCACCTGTCGCCGCGCGGCGATGCCCACACCATGGGTGATTCCGATCCGGCCGCCACCTTCCTGTATGTGGCCACCGAACTGGGCAAGCGCGGCATCGCGTTTATTTGCGTGCGCGAACATGAAGCCGAAGACAGCCTGGGCCCGCGCCTGAAGGCGGCTTTTGGCGGCGTCTACATCGGCAACGAAGGCTACACGCGCGAATCCGCCGAAGCGGCCATCAAGGCCGGCCGCGCCGACGCCGTGGCGTTTGGCGTTCCTTACATTGCCAACCCCGACCTGGAACGCCGGTTTGAATTGAACGCCGAGTTGAATACGCCGGTGCCGTCCACGTTCTACGCGCAGGGCGCAACGGGGTATACGGACTATCCGGCATTGGCGTAA
- a CDS encoding ArsR/SmtB family transcription factor, which produces MTRSASASSSDQTGAEPGIDTDAIIKALANPVRRDILAWLKTPHAYFEERPGHSFEHGVCAGHIDDRCGLSQSTVSSHLAVLQRAGLITSTKVGQWVFFRRNEAAIAAFLRQLNQDM; this is translated from the coding sequence ATGACTCGCTCCGCTTCCGCTTCGTCCTCCGATCAGACCGGCGCAGAACCCGGAATTGATACCGACGCCATCATCAAGGCGCTGGCCAATCCGGTGCGGCGTGACATCCTTGCATGGCTGAAGACGCCGCATGCGTATTTCGAGGAACGTCCGGGCCACTCCTTTGAACATGGGGTGTGCGCGGGCCACATCGATGACCGCTGCGGGCTGTCGCAGTCAACCGTGTCTTCGCACCTGGCCGTGTTGCAACGCGCGGGCCTGATTACGTCGACCAAGGTGGGGCAGTGGGTCTTTTTCCGTCGCAATGAAGCCGCGATTGCCGCGTTCCTGCGGCAGTTGAACCAGGATATGTAG
- the arfB gene encoding alternative ribosome rescue aminoacyl-tRNA hydrolase ArfB translates to MFHVQDSLYIDERDLTFSMIRAQGAGGQNVNKVSSAVHLRFDVRASRLPPEVQDAVCAVSDHRISKEGVIVIKSQSFRSQEKNRAEAIERLVTMVRNAIQVDKPRRATKPTRSSQRRRVQRKVLHGEVKRLRGRVQGD, encoded by the coding sequence ATGTTTCATGTCCAAGATTCCCTGTATATCGACGAACGCGACCTGACGTTCAGCATGATCCGCGCCCAGGGCGCGGGTGGCCAGAACGTCAACAAGGTGTCCAGCGCCGTTCATTTGCGCTTTGATGTGCGGGCTTCGCGTCTGCCTCCCGAAGTGCAGGACGCCGTGTGCGCCGTCAGCGATCACCGCATCTCGAAAGAGGGCGTTATCGTCATCAAGTCGCAGTCGTTTCGCAGCCAGGAGAAAAACCGGGCCGAAGCCATCGAACGGCTGGTGACCATGGTTCGCAACGCCATCCAGGTCGACAAGCCGCGCCGCGCCACGAAGCCCACGCGATCTTCCCAACGCCGCCGCGTGCAACGCAAAGTCCTGCATGGCGAGGTCAAGCGCCTGCGTGGCCGGGTGCAAGGCGACTAA
- the queE gene encoding 7-carboxy-7-deazaguanine synthase: MTYSAKEIFKTLQGEGAHAGRAAVFCRFAGCNLWTGRESDRASAACTFCDTDFIGTDGEGGGKFATADLLADTIATTWGPGTQDRYVVFTGGEPLLQLDAALLTAIHARGFTVAIETNGTVKAPAGIDWICVSPKGTAPLVIERGDELKLVYPQLNALPETFAHLDFEHFFLQPMDGPARVANTERAVQYCMQHPQWRLSLQTHKYIGIP, translated from the coding sequence ATGACCTACTCCGCCAAAGAAATTTTCAAGACCCTGCAAGGCGAAGGCGCCCACGCAGGCCGCGCGGCGGTATTTTGCCGGTTTGCGGGCTGTAACCTCTGGACCGGCCGCGAAAGCGACCGCGCCAGCGCCGCCTGCACCTTCTGCGACACCGACTTCATCGGCACCGATGGCGAAGGCGGCGGCAAGTTCGCCACGGCGGACCTCTTGGCCGACACCATCGCCACCACCTGGGGACCGGGCACGCAAGACCGCTACGTCGTCTTCACGGGCGGCGAACCGCTGTTGCAACTGGACGCGGCGCTGCTCACCGCCATCCACGCCCGCGGCTTCACCGTCGCCATCGAAACCAATGGCACCGTCAAGGCACCCGCCGGCATCGACTGGATCTGCGTCAGCCCCAAGGGCACGGCGCCTCTCGTCATCGAACGCGGCGACGAGTTGAAGCTGGTCTACCCGCAACTCAACGCCTTGCCCGAGACCTTCGCGCACCTGGATTTCGAGCACTTTTTCCTGCAACCCATGGACGGCCCCGCGCGCGTGGCCAACACCGAGCGTGCCGTTCAGTACTGTATGCAGCATCCGCAATGGCGGCTGAGTTTGCAGACCCATAAATACATAGGCATTCCATGA
- the queD gene encoding 6-carboxytetrahydropterin synthase QueD has product MISVTRRLEFDAGHRIPDHRSQCRNLHGHRYVLEITLTGDVVQAPGESDNGMLMDFSEIKHIAKTHIVDVWDHAFLVYEGDAAVRGFLDTLPDHKTVVLDRIPTAENLAKIVFDTLAPHYHGHYGADLRLSRVRLYETPNCWADCNG; this is encoded by the coding sequence ATGATTTCCGTTACCCGCAGGCTGGAATTCGACGCCGGCCACCGTATCCCCGATCACCGCAGCCAATGCCGCAACCTGCATGGCCACCGCTATGTGCTTGAAATCACCCTGACGGGCGACGTGGTGCAAGCCCCCGGCGAATCCGACAACGGCATGTTGATGGACTTTTCCGAGATCAAGCACATCGCCAAGACCCACATCGTGGACGTCTGGGATCACGCTTTCCTGGTGTACGAAGGCGACGCCGCCGTGCGCGGTTTTTTGGACACCCTGCCCGATCACAAGACCGTGGTGCTGGACCGCATTCCCACGGCGGAAAACCTGGCCAAGATCGTGTTCGACACGCTAGCGCCGCACTACCACGGCCACTACGGCGCTGACCTGCGCCTGTCCCGCGTGCGGTTGTATGAAACCCCGAATTGCTGGGCGGACTGCAACGGCTGA
- a CDS encoding MarR family winged helix-turn-helix transcriptional regulator, with product MHTPSDSQLMATTAHLMVLSRAYRGAADKALADYGLSQATAWPVILAGRLGDGVRQGALAEALGVEGPSLVRVLDQLVAAGLMERREDAHDRRAKTLHLTDAGHALRAQVEDVLVELRRRLFNGVSETDLQACLRVFDALNVSLGRGTANAQPQQQQDNAS from the coding sequence ATGCACACTCCTTCAGACTCCCAACTCATGGCCACCACCGCTCACCTGATGGTGCTGTCGCGCGCCTATCGCGGGGCGGCTGACAAAGCCCTGGCCGACTACGGTTTATCGCAAGCCACCGCCTGGCCCGTCATCCTGGCCGGACGCCTGGGCGACGGCGTACGCCAAGGCGCGTTGGCCGAGGCGCTGGGCGTCGAAGGCCCCTCCCTGGTTCGCGTCCTTGATCAACTCGTCGCCGCCGGCCTGATGGAACGCCGCGAAGACGCGCATGACCGCCGCGCCAAGACCCTGCACCTGACCGACGCCGGCCATGCCCTGCGCGCCCAGGTTGAAGACGTGCTGGTGGAACTGCGCCGCCGCCTGTTCAACGGCGTCAGCGAAACCGATCTGCAAGCCTGCCTGCGCGTCTTCGACGCCTTGAATGTGTCCTTGGGGCGCGGCACGGCCAACGCGCAGCCCCAGCAGCAACAGGACAACGCATCGTGA
- a CDS encoding FUSC family protein, with protein sequence MKLPNVRETLFSLKSYLSAIMALYLAYSMGLPRPFWAMTTAYVVAQPWSGAVRSKALYRLVGTFAGSAATVYLVPRLSNSPVIMTAAMVLWVGICLYMSVLDRTPRSYLFMLAGYTAAMIGFPSVTDPSLVFDTALARVEEISLGIVCATLVHSIVLPRGLAPALTLQLDKAVRDARNWMHDTLSGKTAEQRDRDRRVLANDITQLRLLSTHVPFDTSNLRWTSGAVRAMQDQISALTPAVSAVEDRLRALQANDQPLPEPVSALLNDISEWINAGAQASHDTAVQLRAAVSRLTPAIDSHSSWRDALLASLMTRLRELIDTYDECLALRREIHAGLAGAPRRGSAHKAHAARDPNTALHRDHGMALLSALAAGVAISVCCAFWIGTAWSNGATAALMAAIFSCFFASQDNPVPGIMQFLTYTVYSIPLSALYLLGIMPAIHSFEMLALTMLPTAFVLGIFIARPASTGKGMAMLFGFLGTMALQDTNTANVVSFIDTQVAQCIGVATAAIIAAVFRTVSVDWSARRIQAANWKELATLAASPRAPSRHTYTARMLDRIGLLQPRLALAQRPDDLVAADALKDLRVGRDITELQRARRHLPMADATIQPVLNSLAQFFRARSAWRVGEKTPEFLAQIDRALCSVAATPPGLAARDRAVVALVGIRRAFFPDAPDYQPAHPAMEGHAS encoded by the coding sequence GTGAAATTGCCCAACGTCCGCGAAACCCTCTTTTCGCTCAAGAGCTACCTAAGCGCCATCATGGCGCTTTATCTGGCCTACAGCATGGGTTTGCCGCGTCCGTTCTGGGCGATGACCACCGCCTACGTCGTGGCGCAACCCTGGTCCGGCGCCGTGCGTTCCAAAGCGCTGTACCGGCTGGTAGGCACCTTTGCCGGCTCGGCCGCCACGGTCTACCTGGTACCGCGCTTGTCGAATTCTCCCGTCATCATGACCGCCGCCATGGTGCTGTGGGTGGGCATCTGCCTGTATATGTCGGTGCTGGATCGCACGCCGCGTTCCTACCTCTTCATGCTGGCGGGCTACACCGCCGCCATGATCGGCTTTCCCAGCGTGACCGACCCGTCCCTGGTCTTCGACACCGCGCTTGCCCGCGTAGAGGAAATCAGCCTGGGGATCGTCTGCGCCACACTGGTCCACAGCATTGTGCTGCCGCGTGGACTGGCGCCTGCCTTGACGCTGCAGTTGGACAAGGCCGTGCGCGACGCCCGCAACTGGATGCACGACACGCTTAGCGGCAAGACCGCCGAACAGCGCGACCGCGACCGCCGCGTGCTGGCCAACGACATCACCCAATTGCGGCTTTTGTCCACCCATGTGCCGTTCGACACCAGCAACCTGCGCTGGACGTCCGGCGCCGTGCGCGCCATGCAGGATCAGATTTCGGCATTGACGCCGGCGGTGTCGGCCGTGGAAGACCGCCTGCGGGCACTTCAGGCCAATGACCAGCCGCTACCCGAACCCGTGTCCGCGCTGCTGAACGATATTTCGGAATGGATCAATGCCGGCGCCCAGGCCTCGCACGACACGGCCGTGCAATTGCGCGCCGCCGTCTCGCGGCTGACGCCCGCCATCGACAGCCACTCCTCCTGGCGCGACGCGCTGCTGGCCAGCCTGATGACGCGGCTGCGCGAACTGATCGACACCTATGACGAATGCCTGGCGCTGCGCCGCGAGATTCACGCCGGCCTCGCAGGTGCGCCACGCCGGGGGTCGGCACACAAGGCCCACGCTGCCCGCGACCCCAACACCGCGCTGCACCGCGACCATGGCATGGCGCTGCTGTCGGCGCTGGCCGCGGGCGTGGCCATTTCGGTGTGTTGCGCGTTCTGGATCGGCACGGCCTGGAGCAACGGCGCCACCGCCGCGTTGATGGCCGCTATCTTCAGCTGCTTCTTTGCGTCGCAAGACAACCCCGTGCCGGGCATCATGCAGTTCCTGACGTACACGGTGTATTCGATTCCGCTGTCGGCCCTGTACCTGCTGGGCATCATGCCCGCCATCCATTCCTTTGAAATGCTGGCCCTGACGATGCTGCCCACTGCCTTCGTGCTGGGCATTTTCATTGCGCGGCCCGCCAGCACCGGCAAGGGCATGGCCATGCTGTTCGGCTTTCTGGGCACCATGGCGCTGCAAGACACCAACACCGCCAACGTCGTGTCGTTCATCGACACCCAGGTGGCGCAGTGCATTGGCGTGGCCACCGCCGCCATCATTGCCGCCGTGTTCCGCACCGTCAGCGTTGACTGGAGCGCGCGCCGCATCCAGGCCGCCAACTGGAAGGAACTGGCGACGCTGGCCGCCTCGCCGCGCGCGCCCTCGCGCCACACCTACACCGCCCGCATGCTGGATCGCATCGGCCTGTTGCAGCCGCGCCTGGCGCTGGCCCAGCGGCCCGACGATCTGGTGGCCGCCGATGCATTGAAAGACCTGCGCGTGGGCCGTGACATTACTGAATTGCAGCGCGCCCGCCGTCATCTGCCGATGGCCGACGCCACGATCCAACCCGTGCTGAACAGCCTGGCGCAGTTCTTCCGCGCGCGCTCCGCGTGGCGCGTCGGAGAAAAAACGCCCGAGTTCCTGGCGCAGATCGACCGCGCGCTGTGCAGCGTGGCCGCCACGCCGCCAGGCCTGGCCGCCCGCGACCGCGCGGTGGTGGCGCTGGTGGGCATCCGCCGCGCCTTCTTCCCCGACGCGCCCGACTACCAACCCGCCCATCCCGCCATGGAGGGCCACGCATCATGA